One segment of Hippopotamus amphibius kiboko isolate mHipAmp2 chromosome 4, mHipAmp2.hap2, whole genome shotgun sequence DNA contains the following:
- the TCAF2 gene encoding TRPM8 channel-associated factor 2 isoform X1, with the protein MATTPAAAFEALMDGVTSWDVPKGPIPSELLLIGEAAFPVMVNDQGQVLIAASSYGQGRLVVVSHEGYLLDAGLAPFLLNAVGWLCPSPGAPVGVHPSLASLANILQGSGVEAQVQPEPREPLGVYCINAYNDSMTAELIRFVKRGGGLLIGGQAWYWASQHGHDKVLSKFPGNQVTSVAGVYFTDTCGDISRFKVSKKVPKIPLQVRCGEDLRQDQQQLLEGISELDIKTGGIPSQLLVHGPLAFPLGLDASLRCFLAAACYGRGRVVLAAHEGMLCAPKMGPFLLNAVRWLARGQTGKVGVNTRLENLCALLSEHGLECSLEPHLTGDLRVYCCVAYCDKEAKRLQEFVAEGGGLLIGGQAWWWSSQNPGCSALGSFPGNIIVNCFGLSILARTLDPGCFPVPTPEKRSYHFRKALSEFQSILNHRGGNLEKSWLAKLGADGAAFLQIPAEGVPAYASLHRLLRKMLRLSGLPAVSRENPIASDSCEATVLCLATELAHSSTDCSELAQGLGPWSCSSNRYPSEDAITVEIDGSNPGSGDSWVSTGLYLLNGQNAEVSLSEAATSAGLKIQIGCHTDDLTSASKLSRAPVVTYQCSMDRTKRSVSCLWGGLLYVIVPKGSKLGPVSITIKRAVPAPYYRLGKTSLEEWKKRIQESPAPWGELATENIILTVPTADLRALEDPEPMLHLWDEMMQAIAKLAAQPFPFRRPERIVADVQISAGWMHSGYPIMCHLESVQEFISENVMRNRGLWGPIHELGHNQQRHGWEFPPHTTEATCNLWSVYVHETVLAIPRAQAHPALSPPEREKRIKTHLGKGAPLRDWDVWTALETYLQLQEAFGWEPFTQLFAEYQTLSGIPRDNAAKMNLWVKKFSEKVQKNLAPFFEAWGWPVQKEVAASLACLPAWQENPMWVYIQAEG; encoded by the exons ATGGCGACAACTCCTGCTGCTGCCTTTGAGGCCCTCATGGACGGAGTGACGAGCTGGGATGTCCCCAAAGGCCCCATCCCCAGTGAACTCCTTCTTATTGGAGAGGCTGCCTTCCCGGTGATGGTGAATGACCAGGGCCAGGTCCTCATTGCTGCTTCCTCCTACGGCCAAGGCCGCCTTGTGGTTGTGTCCCATGAGGGCTACCTACTGGACGCTGGCTTGGCCCCATTTCTTCTCAATGCAGTGGGCTGGCTCTGTCCCTCTCCTGGGGCTCCCGTTGGAGTGCACCCATCCCTGGCATCACTAGCAAACATCCTGCAGGGCTCTGGGGTTGAGGCACAGGTTCAACCAGAACCGAGAGAACCCCTGGGGGTTTACTGCATCAATGCGTACAATGACTCCATGACTGCAGAGCTGATCCGGTTTGTGAAACGTGGAGGGGGCTTGCTCATCGGGGGCCAAGCCTGGTATTGGGCCAGTCAGCACGGTCATGACAAGGTGCTGTCCAAGTTCCCAGGGAACCAGGTGACCAGTGTGGCTGGGGTGTACTTCACTGATACGTGTGGGGACATAAGCCGGTTCAAGGTGTCTAAGAAGGTGCCCAAGATCCCTCTCCAGGTCAG gTGTGGGGAGGATCTCAGACAGGATCAGCAGCAGCTGCTGGAAGGGATCTCAGAGCTGGACATCAAGACGGGGGGAATCCCCTCGCAGCTCCTGGTGCACGGGCCCCTGGCCTTCCCCCTGGGCCTAGATGCCTCTCTCCGCTGCTTCCTGGCAGCTGCCTGCTACGGCAGGGGCCGGGTGGTCCTGGCTGCCCACGAGGGCATGCTTTGTGCTCCCAAGATGGGGCCCTTTTTGCTCAATGCTGTGCGCTGGTTGGCCAGAGGCCAGACGGGCAAAGTTGGGGTGAACACACGTCTAGAAAACCTGTGTGCTCTGCTGTCAGAGCATGGCCTGGAATGCAGTCTGGAGCCCCACCTGACGGGTGACTTGCGTGTCTACTGTTGTGTGGCTTACTGTGACAAGGaggctaagaggctgcaggagtttGTGGCTGAGGGTGGGGGCTTGCTGATTGGGGGCCAGGCCTGGTGGTGGTCCTCCCAGAACCCCGGCTGCTCCGCTTTGGGTAGTTTCCCTGGTAACATCATAGTCAACTGCTTTGGCCTCAGCATCCTAGCTCGGACTCTGGACCCCGGCTGTTTCCCTGTCCCTACGCCCGAGAAGCGGAGCTACCACTTCCGCAAGGCACTGTCTGAATTCCAGTCTATCTTGAACCATAGGGGTGGGAACTTGGAAAAGAGCTGGCTGGCAAAGCTGGGGGCAGATGGGGCAGCCTTCCTACAGATTCCCGCAGAGGGGGTCCCTGCTTATGCTTCCTTGCACCGGCTCCTGAGGAAGATGCTGCGTCTGTCGGGCCTGCCAGCTGTGAGCCGGGAAAACCCAATTGCCAGTGACTCCTGTGAGGCTACAGTGCTCTGCCTGGCCACGGAGCTGGCACACTCCAGCACTGACTGCTCCGAGCTGGCACAGGGGCTTGGACCCTGGTCCTGCAGCTCCAATAGGTACCCCTCAGAAGACGCCATCACAGTGGAGATTGATGGAAGCAACCCAG GCAGCGGTGATTCCTGGGTGAGTACAGGGCTTTACCTCCTAAATGGACAAAATGCAGAAGTCTCCTTGTCTGAAGCTGCAACCTCTGCTGGCTTGAAG ATACAGATTGGCTGCCACACCGATGACTTGACAAGTGCCAGCAAGCTGTCTCGAGCCCCAGTGGTGACTTACCAGTGCAGTATGGACAGGACCAAACGGTCGGTCTCCTGCCTCTGGGGTGGCCTTCTCTATGTCATCGTGCCCAAAGGCAGTAAACTGGGCCCTGTGTCCATCACCATCAAGAGAGCTGTGCCTGCCCCGTATTACAGGCTGG GTAAGACATCCCTGGAGGAGTGGAAGAAGCGTATCCAGGAGAGCCCAGCTCCCTGGGGAGAGCTGGCAACAGAGAATATCATCTTGACAGTGCCGACTGCAGACCTCCGGGCCCTGGAGGACCCCGAGCCCATGCTCCACCTCTGGGATGAGATGATGCAGGCTATAGCCAAGCTGGCGGCCCAGCCCTTCCCTTTCCGCCGTCCAGAAAGGATTGTTGCTGACGTGCAGATCTCAGCCG GCTGGATGCACTCAGGATACCCCATCATGTGCCACCTGGAGTCAGTGCAGGAGTTCATCAGTGAGAATGTCATGAGAAACAGAGGTCTGTGGGGACCCATCCACGAGCTGGGCCACAACCAGCAGAGGCATGGGTGGGAGTTCCCCCCCCACACCACCGAGGCCACCTGCAACCTGTGGTCAGTCTATGTGCACGAGACGGTCCTGGCCATCCCCAGGGCTCAAGCCCACCCAGCTCTGAGCCCTCCAGAACGAGAGAAGAGGATCAAAACGCACCTGGGAAAGGGAGCCCCCCTGCGTGACTGGGACGTGTGGACGGCTCTGGAAACATATCTACAG ctCCAGGAGGCCTTTGGGTGGGAGCCGTTCACCCAGCTCTTTGCTGAGTACCAGACCCTCTCTGGCATCCCCAGAGACAACGCTGCCAAGATGAATCTGTGGGTGAAGAAGTTCTCTGAAAAGGTGCAGAAGAATCTGGCTCCTTTCTTTGAGGCTTGGGGCTGGCCTGTCCAGAAGGAAGTGGCTGCCAGCCTGGCCTGTCTGCCTGCGTGGCAGGAAAACCCCATGTGGGTGTACATCCAGGCTGAGGGCTAA
- the TCAF2 gene encoding TRPM8 channel-associated factor 2 isoform X2 has translation MATTPAAAFEALMDGVTSWDVPKGPIPSELLLIGEAAFPVMVNDQGQVLIAASSYGQGRLVVVSHEGYLLDAGLAPFLLNAVGWLCPSPGAPVGVHPSLASLANILQGSGVEAQVQPEPREPLGVYCINAYNDSMTAELIRFVKRGGGLLIGGQAWYWASQHGHDKVLSKFPGNQVTSVAGVYFTDTCGDISRFKVSKKVPKIPLQVRCGEDLRQDQQQLLEGISELDIKTGGIPSQLLVHGPLAFPLGLDASLRCFLAAACYGRGRVVLAAHEGMLCAPKMGPFLLNAVRWLARGQTGKVGVNTRLENLCALLSEHGLECSLEPHLTGDLRVYCCVAYCDKEAKRLQEFVAEGGGLLIGGQAWWWSSQNPGCSALGSFPGNIIVNCFGLSILARTLDPGCFPVPTPEKRSYHFRKALSEFQSILNHRGGNLEKSWLAKLGADGAAFLQIPAEGVPAYASLHRLLRKMLRLSGLPAVSRENPIASDSCEATVLCLATELAHSSTDCSELAQGLGPWSCSSNRYPSEDAITVEIDGSNPGKTSLEEWKKRIQESPAPWGELATENIILTVPTADLRALEDPEPMLHLWDEMMQAIAKLAAQPFPFRRPERIVADVQISAGWMHSGYPIMCHLESVQEFISENVMRNRGLWGPIHELGHNQQRHGWEFPPHTTEATCNLWSVYVHETVLAIPRAQAHPALSPPEREKRIKTHLGKGAPLRDWDVWTALETYLQLQEAFGWEPFTQLFAEYQTLSGIPRDNAAKMNLWVKKFSEKVQKNLAPFFEAWGWPVQKEVAASLACLPAWQENPMWVYIQAEG, from the exons ATGGCGACAACTCCTGCTGCTGCCTTTGAGGCCCTCATGGACGGAGTGACGAGCTGGGATGTCCCCAAAGGCCCCATCCCCAGTGAACTCCTTCTTATTGGAGAGGCTGCCTTCCCGGTGATGGTGAATGACCAGGGCCAGGTCCTCATTGCTGCTTCCTCCTACGGCCAAGGCCGCCTTGTGGTTGTGTCCCATGAGGGCTACCTACTGGACGCTGGCTTGGCCCCATTTCTTCTCAATGCAGTGGGCTGGCTCTGTCCCTCTCCTGGGGCTCCCGTTGGAGTGCACCCATCCCTGGCATCACTAGCAAACATCCTGCAGGGCTCTGGGGTTGAGGCACAGGTTCAACCAGAACCGAGAGAACCCCTGGGGGTTTACTGCATCAATGCGTACAATGACTCCATGACTGCAGAGCTGATCCGGTTTGTGAAACGTGGAGGGGGCTTGCTCATCGGGGGCCAAGCCTGGTATTGGGCCAGTCAGCACGGTCATGACAAGGTGCTGTCCAAGTTCCCAGGGAACCAGGTGACCAGTGTGGCTGGGGTGTACTTCACTGATACGTGTGGGGACATAAGCCGGTTCAAGGTGTCTAAGAAGGTGCCCAAGATCCCTCTCCAGGTCAG gTGTGGGGAGGATCTCAGACAGGATCAGCAGCAGCTGCTGGAAGGGATCTCAGAGCTGGACATCAAGACGGGGGGAATCCCCTCGCAGCTCCTGGTGCACGGGCCCCTGGCCTTCCCCCTGGGCCTAGATGCCTCTCTCCGCTGCTTCCTGGCAGCTGCCTGCTACGGCAGGGGCCGGGTGGTCCTGGCTGCCCACGAGGGCATGCTTTGTGCTCCCAAGATGGGGCCCTTTTTGCTCAATGCTGTGCGCTGGTTGGCCAGAGGCCAGACGGGCAAAGTTGGGGTGAACACACGTCTAGAAAACCTGTGTGCTCTGCTGTCAGAGCATGGCCTGGAATGCAGTCTGGAGCCCCACCTGACGGGTGACTTGCGTGTCTACTGTTGTGTGGCTTACTGTGACAAGGaggctaagaggctgcaggagtttGTGGCTGAGGGTGGGGGCTTGCTGATTGGGGGCCAGGCCTGGTGGTGGTCCTCCCAGAACCCCGGCTGCTCCGCTTTGGGTAGTTTCCCTGGTAACATCATAGTCAACTGCTTTGGCCTCAGCATCCTAGCTCGGACTCTGGACCCCGGCTGTTTCCCTGTCCCTACGCCCGAGAAGCGGAGCTACCACTTCCGCAAGGCACTGTCTGAATTCCAGTCTATCTTGAACCATAGGGGTGGGAACTTGGAAAAGAGCTGGCTGGCAAAGCTGGGGGCAGATGGGGCAGCCTTCCTACAGATTCCCGCAGAGGGGGTCCCTGCTTATGCTTCCTTGCACCGGCTCCTGAGGAAGATGCTGCGTCTGTCGGGCCTGCCAGCTGTGAGCCGGGAAAACCCAATTGCCAGTGACTCCTGTGAGGCTACAGTGCTCTGCCTGGCCACGGAGCTGGCACACTCCAGCACTGACTGCTCCGAGCTGGCACAGGGGCTTGGACCCTGGTCCTGCAGCTCCAATAGGTACCCCTCAGAAGACGCCATCACAGTGGAGATTGATGGAAGCAACCCAG GTAAGACATCCCTGGAGGAGTGGAAGAAGCGTATCCAGGAGAGCCCAGCTCCCTGGGGAGAGCTGGCAACAGAGAATATCATCTTGACAGTGCCGACTGCAGACCTCCGGGCCCTGGAGGACCCCGAGCCCATGCTCCACCTCTGGGATGAGATGATGCAGGCTATAGCCAAGCTGGCGGCCCAGCCCTTCCCTTTCCGCCGTCCAGAAAGGATTGTTGCTGACGTGCAGATCTCAGCCG GCTGGATGCACTCAGGATACCCCATCATGTGCCACCTGGAGTCAGTGCAGGAGTTCATCAGTGAGAATGTCATGAGAAACAGAGGTCTGTGGGGACCCATCCACGAGCTGGGCCACAACCAGCAGAGGCATGGGTGGGAGTTCCCCCCCCACACCACCGAGGCCACCTGCAACCTGTGGTCAGTCTATGTGCACGAGACGGTCCTGGCCATCCCCAGGGCTCAAGCCCACCCAGCTCTGAGCCCTCCAGAACGAGAGAAGAGGATCAAAACGCACCTGGGAAAGGGAGCCCCCCTGCGTGACTGGGACGTGTGGACGGCTCTGGAAACATATCTACAG ctCCAGGAGGCCTTTGGGTGGGAGCCGTTCACCCAGCTCTTTGCTGAGTACCAGACCCTCTCTGGCATCCCCAGAGACAACGCTGCCAAGATGAATCTGTGGGTGAAGAAGTTCTCTGAAAAGGTGCAGAAGAATCTGGCTCCTTTCTTTGAGGCTTGGGGCTGGCCTGTCCAGAAGGAAGTGGCTGCCAGCCTGGCCTGTCTGCCTGCGTGGCAGGAAAACCCCATGTGGGTGTACATCCAGGCTGAGGGCTAA
- the TCAF2 gene encoding TRPM8 channel-associated factor 2 isoform X3 — protein MLCAPKMGPFLLNAVRWLARGQTGKVGVNTRLENLCALLSEHGLECSLEPHLTGDLRVYCCVAYCDKEAKRLQEFVAEGGGLLIGGQAWWWSSQNPGCSALGSFPGNIIVNCFGLSILARTLDPGCFPVPTPEKRSYHFRKALSEFQSILNHRGGNLEKSWLAKLGADGAAFLQIPAEGVPAYASLHRLLRKMLRLSGLPAVSRENPIASDSCEATVLCLATELAHSSTDCSELAQGLGPWSCSSNRYPSEDAITVEIDGSNPGSGDSWVSTGLYLLNGQNAEVSLSEAATSAGLKIQIGCHTDDLTSASKLSRAPVVTYQCSMDRTKRSVSCLWGGLLYVIVPKGSKLGPVSITIKRAVPAPYYRLGKTSLEEWKKRIQESPAPWGELATENIILTVPTADLRALEDPEPMLHLWDEMMQAIAKLAAQPFPFRRPERIVADVQISAGWMHSGYPIMCHLESVQEFISENVMRNRGLWGPIHELGHNQQRHGWEFPPHTTEATCNLWSVYVHETVLAIPRAQAHPALSPPEREKRIKTHLGKGAPLRDWDVWTALETYLQLQEAFGWEPFTQLFAEYQTLSGIPRDNAAKMNLWVKKFSEKVQKNLAPFFEAWGWPVQKEVAASLACLPAWQENPMWVYIQAEG, from the exons ATGCTTTGTGCTCCCAAGATGGGGCCCTTTTTGCTCAATGCTGTGCGCTGGTTGGCCAGAGGCCAGACGGGCAAAGTTGGGGTGAACACACGTCTAGAAAACCTGTGTGCTCTGCTGTCAGAGCATGGCCTGGAATGCAGTCTGGAGCCCCACCTGACGGGTGACTTGCGTGTCTACTGTTGTGTGGCTTACTGTGACAAGGaggctaagaggctgcaggagtttGTGGCTGAGGGTGGGGGCTTGCTGATTGGGGGCCAGGCCTGGTGGTGGTCCTCCCAGAACCCCGGCTGCTCCGCTTTGGGTAGTTTCCCTGGTAACATCATAGTCAACTGCTTTGGCCTCAGCATCCTAGCTCGGACTCTGGACCCCGGCTGTTTCCCTGTCCCTACGCCCGAGAAGCGGAGCTACCACTTCCGCAAGGCACTGTCTGAATTCCAGTCTATCTTGAACCATAGGGGTGGGAACTTGGAAAAGAGCTGGCTGGCAAAGCTGGGGGCAGATGGGGCAGCCTTCCTACAGATTCCCGCAGAGGGGGTCCCTGCTTATGCTTCCTTGCACCGGCTCCTGAGGAAGATGCTGCGTCTGTCGGGCCTGCCAGCTGTGAGCCGGGAAAACCCAATTGCCAGTGACTCCTGTGAGGCTACAGTGCTCTGCCTGGCCACGGAGCTGGCACACTCCAGCACTGACTGCTCCGAGCTGGCACAGGGGCTTGGACCCTGGTCCTGCAGCTCCAATAGGTACCCCTCAGAAGACGCCATCACAGTGGAGATTGATGGAAGCAACCCAG GCAGCGGTGATTCCTGGGTGAGTACAGGGCTTTACCTCCTAAATGGACAAAATGCAGAAGTCTCCTTGTCTGAAGCTGCAACCTCTGCTGGCTTGAAG ATACAGATTGGCTGCCACACCGATGACTTGACAAGTGCCAGCAAGCTGTCTCGAGCCCCAGTGGTGACTTACCAGTGCAGTATGGACAGGACCAAACGGTCGGTCTCCTGCCTCTGGGGTGGCCTTCTCTATGTCATCGTGCCCAAAGGCAGTAAACTGGGCCCTGTGTCCATCACCATCAAGAGAGCTGTGCCTGCCCCGTATTACAGGCTGG GTAAGACATCCCTGGAGGAGTGGAAGAAGCGTATCCAGGAGAGCCCAGCTCCCTGGGGAGAGCTGGCAACAGAGAATATCATCTTGACAGTGCCGACTGCAGACCTCCGGGCCCTGGAGGACCCCGAGCCCATGCTCCACCTCTGGGATGAGATGATGCAGGCTATAGCCAAGCTGGCGGCCCAGCCCTTCCCTTTCCGCCGTCCAGAAAGGATTGTTGCTGACGTGCAGATCTCAGCCG GCTGGATGCACTCAGGATACCCCATCATGTGCCACCTGGAGTCAGTGCAGGAGTTCATCAGTGAGAATGTCATGAGAAACAGAGGTCTGTGGGGACCCATCCACGAGCTGGGCCACAACCAGCAGAGGCATGGGTGGGAGTTCCCCCCCCACACCACCGAGGCCACCTGCAACCTGTGGTCAGTCTATGTGCACGAGACGGTCCTGGCCATCCCCAGGGCTCAAGCCCACCCAGCTCTGAGCCCTCCAGAACGAGAGAAGAGGATCAAAACGCACCTGGGAAAGGGAGCCCCCCTGCGTGACTGGGACGTGTGGACGGCTCTGGAAACATATCTACAG ctCCAGGAGGCCTTTGGGTGGGAGCCGTTCACCCAGCTCTTTGCTGAGTACCAGACCCTCTCTGGCATCCCCAGAGACAACGCTGCCAAGATGAATCTGTGGGTGAAGAAGTTCTCTGAAAAGGTGCAGAAGAATCTGGCTCCTTTCTTTGAGGCTTGGGGCTGGCCTGTCCAGAAGGAAGTGGCTGCCAGCCTGGCCTGTCTGCCTGCGTGGCAGGAAAACCCCATGTGGGTGTACATCCAGGCTGAGGGCTAA